In the Nothobranchius furzeri strain GRZ-AD chromosome 15, NfurGRZ-RIMD1, whole genome shotgun sequence genome, one interval contains:
- the LOC139063278 gene encoding spectrin alpha chain, non-erythrocytic 1-like has product MSDLSAYGSSIQALKEQAQSCRDLKANESRLRDINKVASELESEGLMAEEAPMVQAQQQEHLGSAPGKDEADSNTASPWKTVRLGVQTTAIFNSIKVRGSSSLPV; this is encoded by the exons atgtcggacctgtcggcttacggcagcagcatccaggccctgaaggagcaggcccagtcctgcagg gacctgaaggccaacgagtcccgcctgagggacatcaacaaggtggcatctgaactggagtcagaaggtctgatggctgaggaggctcctatggttcaggctcag caacaagaacatctgggttctgctcctggaaag gatgaagccgactctaacacggcgtcaccctggaag accgtacggttgggcgttcagacgacggctatctttaattccatcaaggtaagaggaagctcttcccttcctgtctga